A genomic region of Miscanthus floridulus cultivar M001 chromosome 3, ASM1932011v1, whole genome shotgun sequence contains the following coding sequences:
- the LOC136544984 gene encoding disease resistance protein RGA2-like isoform X2, with the protein MDDTMMPKIADFDLSRLLSQEKSRTVTAKLQGTPGYMAPECIEQRSISFKADIFSLGVIIIEIITGRRDYPNISETTETSLKHYTDKVVGSWRNRLIEITPMHMSPEMCIQQVQQCISIALKCLEAESNKRPTSLDIVQSLNAVEPKCKSPGNPPSVVEKDWRNRNLQSQVNVNIINIPKTISAINGLNECATLFQWVTSAFSSPRLQLNEIQKEKLHGDVRQLQRDLQCLTDSLPAMYNLIDRAEWRIHDRYVAELLSILKHAVYDAEDILDEFRWYKTKVSVEGDAISVEPVIDFFHSVTQGSFNKVTDIQKRLNHLAGQLEKMGLLQAVPRFDKSFRPETTSFPTEAKIFGRDKEKKQLIRLLGVPTNNSTDPSRCKRTRSGVPVLPIVGIGGVGKTTLAQDICNHSKVKRHFDLIIWICVSDDFDVKRLTKEIIEQSCGKVPKNDNLNFLQGTLANSLNARRFLLVLDDMWNENEQDWKHFCAPFRNVLQGSMVLVTTRSPKVADVVRTMDPFPIEGLKEDVFREFFKVCVFGSDSSNDPELEQIGEKILPKLKGSPLAAKTLGRLLGMSLDLAHWDRILKSQLWELRQEDTDILPALRLSYMYLPFYLKRCFSFCAVYPKDYNFRKKDLAEIWVAEGLVEHRHTGDQYFEELAHLSFFQKYPCSKEKYVIHDLIHDMAQLVSKDECFIVKDTKDLPKIPQNVRHLWVLKGGDVECSDLLKHDMAQHKKLRTILCDLSLKSETGNTMMEKWCTELWCMRVMVCSSISKWGLPSSISNMKLLRYLKILNYSLCKSLPSEFCCLYNMQIFYATKWSIDDIPSGFVKLINLQKFESEKYQFHHEEGATNKKPRRQFKFVNHNGESPPRGFHAQNMPDITSLELVSWDNVNSISSSMNSEQIHSHHSNDSTFSSLSDVVINCCKNLSSLEQFLQPGYVPVIKKIEIYICRSLESIPAERFEDLRFLEVLHVCRCPMIKSQRLFAPSLKKLYLEDSGNLGHKIECSSLTILHLSHNPLESIELQMWNLPLLQELVISYCCSLTIIKDLELSLGGAGSRMVRFPKLTYLTIQCCDKLETIDDLIYLPAIESIESTSCGLLSLPADRFRSFPRLKGLVIDSCKNLNWHCGMLLPSSLQKLWLESCGDFSAGFPSCLENLTSLESLRISHCECIVSIPGDLWSSNLKSLKSLKFYDCSKLKSIGGPDAIAHIRDLYIDYCPDLKEIDQPLRKGSSF; encoded by the exons ATGGATGACACGATGATGCCAAAAATTGCGGATTTTGATTTGTCAAGGCTTTTGAGTCAAGAAAAATCCAGAACTGTCACTGCAAAGCTTCAAGGAACGCC TGGATATATGGCACCAGAATGCATAGAACAGCGATCTATCTCCTTTAAGGCAGATATATTCAGTTTGGGTGTCATTATCATAGAGATAATCACAGGTCGCAGGGACTATCCCAATATCAGCGAGACAACTGAAACATCTCTCAAGCACTATACAGACAAA GTGGTTGGAAGTTGGAGGAACAGACTTATAGAAATAACACCCATGCATATGTCACCAGAAATGTGTATCCAACAAGTGCAACAATGCATCTCTATAGCCCTGAAGTGCCTGGAAGCTGAGTCGAATAAAAGGCCTACTTCACTGGACATTGTTCAAAGTCTAAATGCAGTAGAACCAAAATGTAAATCTCCTGGAAATCCCCCCAGTGTCGTTGAGAAG GATTGGAGAAACCGAAATCTTCAGAGTCAAGTAAATGTGAACATAATCAACATACCAAAGACCATCAGTGCCATTAATGGCCTGAATGAGTGCGCCACTTTGTTCCAGTGGGTTACATCGGCCTTTTCATCTCCAAGACTTCAGCTGAATGAAATACAAAAGGAAAAACTTCATGGAGATGTAAGGCAGTTGCAGCGTGACCTTCAATGCCTTACTGATAGTCTACCAGCAATGTACAACCTCATTGATCGAGCAGAGTGGAGGATCCATGATCGTTATGTGGCTGAGCTCCTTTCAATACTCAAACATGCAGTGTATGATGCAGAAGACATTCTAGATGAGTTCAGATGGTACAAGACAAAGGTTTCAGTAGAGGGCGATGCAATCTCAGTGGAACCAGTCATTGACTTCTTTCACAGTGTCACTCAAGGCAGCTTCAACAAGGTGACTGATATCCAGAAGAGGCTCAATCATCTTGCTGGACAGCTCGAGAAAATGGGCTTACTTCAAGCAGTTCCACGGTTTGACAAATCATTTAGGCCCGAGACCACCTCTTTCCCTACTGAGGCAAAGATTTTTGGTCGTGATAAGGAAAAGAAGCAGCTGATCAGGTTGCTTGGTGTACCAACAAATAATAGCACGGATCCTTCCAGATGTAAGAGAACAAGAAGTGGAGTTCCAGTTTTGCCAATTGTTGGAATTGGGGGTGTTGGAAAAACTACCTTGGCTCAAGATATTTGCAATCATTCAAAAGTTAAACGTCACTTTGACCTAATAATTTGGATTTGTGTCTCAGATGAttttgatgtcaagagattaacTAAAGAAATCATAGAACAATCTTGTGGGAAAGTGCCAAAAAATGATAATCTGAATTTTCTTCAGGGTACTCTTGCAAATAGCCTGAACGCTAGAAGATTCTTACTTGTCCTTGATGATATGTGGAATGAAAATGAGCAGGATTGGAAGCACTTCTGTGCACCTTTCAGAAATGTACTTCAGGGAAGTATGGTTCTTGTCACCACTAGATCTCCAAAGGTTGCTGATGTAGTGCGTACAATGGATCCCTTTCCCATAGAGGGTTTGAAAGAAGATGTCTTTCGTGAGTTCTTTAAAGTCTGTGTGTTTGGATCTGATAGCTCCAATGATCCTGAGTTGGAACAGATTGGTGAGAAAATACTACCAAAGTTGAAAGGCTCTCCTTTAGCTGCAAAAACCCTTGGACGGCTGCTAGGAATGAGCCTTGACCTAGCACATTGGGATAGAATTCTCAAGAGTCAGCTATGGGAGCTTAGACAAGAGGATACTGACATTTTGCCGGCTCTTCGGTTGAGCTACATGTATTTACCATTCTATTTAAAGAGGTGCTTCTCATTCTGTGCTGTGTACCCAAAAGATTACAATTTCAGAAAGAAAGATTTAGCTGAAATTTGGGTGGCAGAAGGCTTAGTAGAACATCGACATACTGGTGATCAGTACTTTGAAGAACTTGCACATCTGTCATTTTTTCAGAAGTATCCATGCTCCAAAGAGAAATATGTAATACATGATTTAATTCATGATATGGCACAACTGGTGTCAAAGGACGAGTGCTTCATAGTGAAAGACACTAAGGATCTTCCAAAGATCCCTCAAAATGTCCGCCATCTGTGGGTGCTCAAAGGCGGAGATGTCGAGTGCTCTGACTTATTGAAGCATGACATGGCACAGCATAAAAAGCTGCGCACCATACTTTGTGACCTGTCTTTAAAGAGTGAAACTGGTAACACTATGATGGAGAAATGGTGCACTGAACTTTGGTGCATGCGTGTCATGGTCTGTTCTTCTATCTCTAAGTGGGGCTTACCAAGTAGTATTAGCAATATGAAGCTACTTCGGTACCTTAAAATCCTCAACTATAGCCTTTGCAAGAGCCTTCCTTCAGAATTCTGTTGCCTCTATAACATGCAGATATTTTATGCTACGAAATGGAGCATTGATGACATTCCTAGCGGTTTTGTTAAGCTGATCAATCTTCAGAAATTTGAGTCAGAGAAATATCAATTTCATCATGAAGAAGGTGCAACTAACAAAAAGCCGAGAAGGCAATTCAAGTTCGTAAACCATAATGGCGAATCTCCTCCACGTGGATTTCATGCACAAAACATGCCAGATATAACTTCACTTGAGCTTGTCTCTTGGGACAATGTCAACAGCATATCATCTTCTATGAACTCAGAGCAAATCCATAGTCATCACAGCAATGATAGCACCTTCTCGTCCCTAAGTGATGTAGTCATTAACTGTTGCAAAAACTTGTCAAGCCTGGAGCAATTTCTACAACCAGGTTATGTGCCTGTGATCAAGAAAATTGAAATTTATATATGTAGAAGTTTAGAATCGATACCAGCAGAGAGGTTTGAAGATTTGCGTTTTCTTGAAGTACTGCATGTGTGCCGTTGTCCAATGATCAAATCACAACGCCTGTTTGCCCCGTCCCTGAAGAAGTTGTATCTGGAAGACTCTGGGAATCTCGGACACAAGATTGAGTGTAGTTCTCTCACCATCTTGCATTTATCACACAACCCTCTTGAATCCATCGAACTGCAAATGTGGAATCTTCCGTTACTGCAGGAGCTCGTGATCAGTTATTGTTGTTCTCTGACAATCATTAAAGATTTAGAGCTTTCCCTTGGCGGGGCTGGAAGCAGAATGGTAAGGTTCCCAAAACTCACTTACCTAACCATTCAGTGCTGCGATAAGCTTGAAACTATCGATGACCTCATATATCTCCCTGCCATTGAGAGTATTGAGAGTACAAGCTGTGGCTTGCTGTCCCTACCAGCTGATAGATTCAGAAGTTTTCCTCGTCTGAAGGGTTTGGTGATTGATTCGTGCAAAAACCTCAACTGGCATTGTGGAATGTTATTACCATCGTCTCTTCAAAAGCTCTGGTTAGAGAGTTGTGGGGATTTCTCTGCCGGGTTTCCCAGTTGCCTGGAGAACCTCACCTCCCTCGAGTCACTGAGGATTAGTCACTGCGAATGCATAGTGTCCATTCCTGGCGACCTGTGGAGCAGTAATCTCAAATCACTTAAGAGTTTGAAGTTTTATGATTGTTCAAAGCTTAAATCAATTGGTGGACCGGACGCAATTGCACACATAAGAGATTTATATATTGATTATTGCCCAGACTTGAAGGAAATTGACCAGCCACTGAGGAAAGGCTCATCCTTCTAG
- the LOC136544984 gene encoding disease resistance protein RGA2-like isoform X1, protein MGSGATKREILEKKLEKRLQDPKTEPLISLPLDFLEDITCGFSTERELGRGACGVVYKGVLRSGKTIAVKNIFDTHLLDNDDRFENEIICLTEVRHQNIVQLVGYCLETKSEVMEYRGKHVVAQRRACLLCFEFLCNGSLDKHLSDETSGLDWDERYKIITGVCRGLHYLHDKRRIAHRDLKPQNVLMDDTMMPKIADFDLSRLLSQEKSRTVTAKLQGTPGYMAPECIEQRSISFKADIFSLGVIIIEIITGRRDYPNISETTETSLKHYTDKVVGSWRNRLIEITPMHMSPEMCIQQVQQCISIALKCLEAESNKRPTSLDIVQSLNAVEPKCKSPGNPPSVVEKDWRNRNLQSQVNVNIINIPKTISAINGLNECATLFQWVTSAFSSPRLQLNEIQKEKLHGDVRQLQRDLQCLTDSLPAMYNLIDRAEWRIHDRYVAELLSILKHAVYDAEDILDEFRWYKTKVSVEGDAISVEPVIDFFHSVTQGSFNKVTDIQKRLNHLAGQLEKMGLLQAVPRFDKSFRPETTSFPTEAKIFGRDKEKKQLIRLLGVPTNNSTDPSRCKRTRSGVPVLPIVGIGGVGKTTLAQDICNHSKVKRHFDLIIWICVSDDFDVKRLTKEIIEQSCGKVPKNDNLNFLQGTLANSLNARRFLLVLDDMWNENEQDWKHFCAPFRNVLQGSMVLVTTRSPKVADVVRTMDPFPIEGLKEDVFREFFKVCVFGSDSSNDPELEQIGEKILPKLKGSPLAAKTLGRLLGMSLDLAHWDRILKSQLWELRQEDTDILPALRLSYMYLPFYLKRCFSFCAVYPKDYNFRKKDLAEIWVAEGLVEHRHTGDQYFEELAHLSFFQKYPCSKEKYVIHDLIHDMAQLVSKDECFIVKDTKDLPKIPQNVRHLWVLKGGDVECSDLLKHDMAQHKKLRTILCDLSLKSETGNTMMEKWCTELWCMRVMVCSSISKWGLPSSISNMKLLRYLKILNYSLCKSLPSEFCCLYNMQIFYATKWSIDDIPSGFVKLINLQKFESEKYQFHHEEGATNKKPRRQFKFVNHNGESPPRGFHAQNMPDITSLELVSWDNVNSISSSMNSEQIHSHHSNDSTFSSLSDVVINCCKNLSSLEQFLQPGYVPVIKKIEIYICRSLESIPAERFEDLRFLEVLHVCRCPMIKSQRLFAPSLKKLYLEDSGNLGHKIECSSLTILHLSHNPLESIELQMWNLPLLQELVISYCCSLTIIKDLELSLGGAGSRMVRFPKLTYLTIQCCDKLETIDDLIYLPAIESIESTSCGLLSLPADRFRSFPRLKGLVIDSCKNLNWHCGMLLPSSLQKLWLESCGDFSAGFPSCLENLTSLESLRISHCECIVSIPGDLWSSNLKSLKSLKFYDCSKLKSIGGPDAIAHIRDLYIDYCPDLKEIDQPLRKGSSF, encoded by the exons ATGGGTAGTGGAGCTACTAAACGTGAAATATTGGAGAAAAAATTGGAGAAAAGGCTGCAGGATCCAAAAACAGAACCATTAATATCTTTGCCACTAGATTTTTTGGAAGACATCACATGCGGTTTTTCCACTGAACGAGAACTTGGCAGGGGTGCGTGTGGAGTCGTATACAAG GGAGTTCTCCGGAGTGGCAAAACTATTGCTGTAAAGAACATTTTTGATACACATCTGCTGGACAATGATGACCGATTCGAGAATGAGATCATTTGTCTTACGGAGGTCAGGCACCAAAATATCGTACAACTTGTAGGTTACTGTCTCGAAACCAAGTCGGAAGTGATGGAATATCGTGGGAAACATGTTGTGGCTCAAAGACGTGCATGTTTGCTTTGCTTTGAATTTCTTTGTAATGGAAGCCTTGACAAGCATCTATCTG ATGAGACCTCGGGCCTTGATTGGGACGAGAGATATAAGATAATTACGGGAGTATGCAGAGGTTTGCATTATCTTCATGATAAACGTCGTATTGCTCACCGGGACCTTAAACCTCAAAATGTACTGATGGATGACACGATGATGCCAAAAATTGCGGATTTTGATTTGTCAAGGCTTTTGAGTCAAGAAAAATCCAGAACTGTCACTGCAAAGCTTCAAGGAACGCC TGGATATATGGCACCAGAATGCATAGAACAGCGATCTATCTCCTTTAAGGCAGATATATTCAGTTTGGGTGTCATTATCATAGAGATAATCACAGGTCGCAGGGACTATCCCAATATCAGCGAGACAACTGAAACATCTCTCAAGCACTATACAGACAAA GTGGTTGGAAGTTGGAGGAACAGACTTATAGAAATAACACCCATGCATATGTCACCAGAAATGTGTATCCAACAAGTGCAACAATGCATCTCTATAGCCCTGAAGTGCCTGGAAGCTGAGTCGAATAAAAGGCCTACTTCACTGGACATTGTTCAAAGTCTAAATGCAGTAGAACCAAAATGTAAATCTCCTGGAAATCCCCCCAGTGTCGTTGAGAAG GATTGGAGAAACCGAAATCTTCAGAGTCAAGTAAATGTGAACATAATCAACATACCAAAGACCATCAGTGCCATTAATGGCCTGAATGAGTGCGCCACTTTGTTCCAGTGGGTTACATCGGCCTTTTCATCTCCAAGACTTCAGCTGAATGAAATACAAAAGGAAAAACTTCATGGAGATGTAAGGCAGTTGCAGCGTGACCTTCAATGCCTTACTGATAGTCTACCAGCAATGTACAACCTCATTGATCGAGCAGAGTGGAGGATCCATGATCGTTATGTGGCTGAGCTCCTTTCAATACTCAAACATGCAGTGTATGATGCAGAAGACATTCTAGATGAGTTCAGATGGTACAAGACAAAGGTTTCAGTAGAGGGCGATGCAATCTCAGTGGAACCAGTCATTGACTTCTTTCACAGTGTCACTCAAGGCAGCTTCAACAAGGTGACTGATATCCAGAAGAGGCTCAATCATCTTGCTGGACAGCTCGAGAAAATGGGCTTACTTCAAGCAGTTCCACGGTTTGACAAATCATTTAGGCCCGAGACCACCTCTTTCCCTACTGAGGCAAAGATTTTTGGTCGTGATAAGGAAAAGAAGCAGCTGATCAGGTTGCTTGGTGTACCAACAAATAATAGCACGGATCCTTCCAGATGTAAGAGAACAAGAAGTGGAGTTCCAGTTTTGCCAATTGTTGGAATTGGGGGTGTTGGAAAAACTACCTTGGCTCAAGATATTTGCAATCATTCAAAAGTTAAACGTCACTTTGACCTAATAATTTGGATTTGTGTCTCAGATGAttttgatgtcaagagattaacTAAAGAAATCATAGAACAATCTTGTGGGAAAGTGCCAAAAAATGATAATCTGAATTTTCTTCAGGGTACTCTTGCAAATAGCCTGAACGCTAGAAGATTCTTACTTGTCCTTGATGATATGTGGAATGAAAATGAGCAGGATTGGAAGCACTTCTGTGCACCTTTCAGAAATGTACTTCAGGGAAGTATGGTTCTTGTCACCACTAGATCTCCAAAGGTTGCTGATGTAGTGCGTACAATGGATCCCTTTCCCATAGAGGGTTTGAAAGAAGATGTCTTTCGTGAGTTCTTTAAAGTCTGTGTGTTTGGATCTGATAGCTCCAATGATCCTGAGTTGGAACAGATTGGTGAGAAAATACTACCAAAGTTGAAAGGCTCTCCTTTAGCTGCAAAAACCCTTGGACGGCTGCTAGGAATGAGCCTTGACCTAGCACATTGGGATAGAATTCTCAAGAGTCAGCTATGGGAGCTTAGACAAGAGGATACTGACATTTTGCCGGCTCTTCGGTTGAGCTACATGTATTTACCATTCTATTTAAAGAGGTGCTTCTCATTCTGTGCTGTGTACCCAAAAGATTACAATTTCAGAAAGAAAGATTTAGCTGAAATTTGGGTGGCAGAAGGCTTAGTAGAACATCGACATACTGGTGATCAGTACTTTGAAGAACTTGCACATCTGTCATTTTTTCAGAAGTATCCATGCTCCAAAGAGAAATATGTAATACATGATTTAATTCATGATATGGCACAACTGGTGTCAAAGGACGAGTGCTTCATAGTGAAAGACACTAAGGATCTTCCAAAGATCCCTCAAAATGTCCGCCATCTGTGGGTGCTCAAAGGCGGAGATGTCGAGTGCTCTGACTTATTGAAGCATGACATGGCACAGCATAAAAAGCTGCGCACCATACTTTGTGACCTGTCTTTAAAGAGTGAAACTGGTAACACTATGATGGAGAAATGGTGCACTGAACTTTGGTGCATGCGTGTCATGGTCTGTTCTTCTATCTCTAAGTGGGGCTTACCAAGTAGTATTAGCAATATGAAGCTACTTCGGTACCTTAAAATCCTCAACTATAGCCTTTGCAAGAGCCTTCCTTCAGAATTCTGTTGCCTCTATAACATGCAGATATTTTATGCTACGAAATGGAGCATTGATGACATTCCTAGCGGTTTTGTTAAGCTGATCAATCTTCAGAAATTTGAGTCAGAGAAATATCAATTTCATCATGAAGAAGGTGCAACTAACAAAAAGCCGAGAAGGCAATTCAAGTTCGTAAACCATAATGGCGAATCTCCTCCACGTGGATTTCATGCACAAAACATGCCAGATATAACTTCACTTGAGCTTGTCTCTTGGGACAATGTCAACAGCATATCATCTTCTATGAACTCAGAGCAAATCCATAGTCATCACAGCAATGATAGCACCTTCTCGTCCCTAAGTGATGTAGTCATTAACTGTTGCAAAAACTTGTCAAGCCTGGAGCAATTTCTACAACCAGGTTATGTGCCTGTGATCAAGAAAATTGAAATTTATATATGTAGAAGTTTAGAATCGATACCAGCAGAGAGGTTTGAAGATTTGCGTTTTCTTGAAGTACTGCATGTGTGCCGTTGTCCAATGATCAAATCACAACGCCTGTTTGCCCCGTCCCTGAAGAAGTTGTATCTGGAAGACTCTGGGAATCTCGGACACAAGATTGAGTGTAGTTCTCTCACCATCTTGCATTTATCACACAACCCTCTTGAATCCATCGAACTGCAAATGTGGAATCTTCCGTTACTGCAGGAGCTCGTGATCAGTTATTGTTGTTCTCTGACAATCATTAAAGATTTAGAGCTTTCCCTTGGCGGGGCTGGAAGCAGAATGGTAAGGTTCCCAAAACTCACTTACCTAACCATTCAGTGCTGCGATAAGCTTGAAACTATCGATGACCTCATATATCTCCCTGCCATTGAGAGTATTGAGAGTACAAGCTGTGGCTTGCTGTCCCTACCAGCTGATAGATTCAGAAGTTTTCCTCGTCTGAAGGGTTTGGTGATTGATTCGTGCAAAAACCTCAACTGGCATTGTGGAATGTTATTACCATCGTCTCTTCAAAAGCTCTGGTTAGAGAGTTGTGGGGATTTCTCTGCCGGGTTTCCCAGTTGCCTGGAGAACCTCACCTCCCTCGAGTCACTGAGGATTAGTCACTGCGAATGCATAGTGTCCATTCCTGGCGACCTGTGGAGCAGTAATCTCAAATCACTTAAGAGTTTGAAGTTTTATGATTGTTCAAAGCTTAAATCAATTGGTGGACCGGACGCAATTGCACACATAAGAGATTTATATATTGATTATTGCCCAGACTTGAAGGAAATTGACCAGCCACTGAGGAAAGGCTCATCCTTCTAG